Below is a window of Candidatus Neomarinimicrobiota bacterium DNA.
GTTCCCTATTACGGGAACCGGTGGCAGACTGCAGATGGTTCCGAAGGCTCCGCTTCGGTGGATTACATCGGCTCTCTTTTTTACCGCTCAGCCAAAGATCTCTTCAGCCGGCACGGAAAAATCTGGTCCGTTACCTATCAAGTCCCATGGGGAAAGTATATTTCTGACTCTCAGTGGTATCAGTTCTGGTGTGATGACGCCCAAAGTCTGGGACTGAAATATAATCTGGTGGATGCCCATGCTTTGCGGGGCAGCGGTATGTGGGCATTAGGGTATGATGGCGTGAATATGGAACTCTGGAACCTGCTGGCGGAACGGTATTACGATTTTCCCCGGGAGGAGATTCTTGCCGGATTTGACGATTCCTTGGGTAAATTCAATACCCATCCTACTTACAGCGGTTCCACAAAAGGTATCAGCAGTGATTCCTATGCCATGCATGACAGCTCACAGGCTTTTTCCGGTACCGGCTCCGGACAGTGGGTGCTGAAGGATGATGCAACAAGCAGTGCAGACTGGCAGGTCAGGATTCTGTCCGATAAAGGGGACCGTTTTCTGAACCGGGGTTTTTCATCCAACGGTGTGGTAACGGTCTGGCTTAAAACCAGTGCGCCAGCGGGTAAATCCCTTGCACTTATTGTGGATGATATGGCCGGGGGGACGGAGATTTCCGATCCTCAGATGATTATTGGAGACGGAGGATGGCATGCCTACCGCTTTGACCTTTTCGGCGAGGAGTGGGCCTCTTTTTCCGGCGGTAACGGAATTCCTGAAGGCCCCATACTCACCCTGGATGCCATTATGCTCTACAGTCCTGATCAACCTGAAGATTGGGTGTTGAATATGGATGAGATCCGTTACGACACGCATGAAACTCAGCTGGTTTCCACCCTTCCCGAATTTTTTGAACTCCGCCAGAATTACCCCAATCCCTTTAACGGGGAGACGGTGATTCCTTACGTCATTCACGAGGCCGGTCGGGTAACCATGGCTCTTTATGATATCAGGGGCCGCTTTGTCAGGCAACTCGTTGACGGATATCATGCGCCGGGAATGTATTCAGTGCGGTTTTCGGCGGAGAATCTCTCCAACGGAACCTATATCTATCGCCTGACAGGACGAGAAGCATCCCGGAGCAGCAAGATGATCCTCCTGAAATAAAAAAACTCACTTAATTTTATAGAACCGGCTTATGAACCGATAGATTCATTCAGGCGTATAATCCGCATTTCATCCAGCAAAGCTTTGTTTTCCTCCCCGTTCATATTCTCATTTTCCGGCAGGAAACGGAGTTCAAACACATGCAGACCTGCTTCCATGGATACCCGGAGACCGTTGCTGTATTCCCAGTTATCCCACTGGTCCACACCCCGTTGTGGCATAATCACGGCTCCGATTTTCTGCTGATCGGCGTAAAAGGTCCGGATGGCGCATTTATTATCCGTATTGATGGGACCGTTCCCGTTGGCATACCGGAAATCAAAATGGTACACACCATCTTCCGGAAGCATCACGGTAAAAATAACCCGCCGGTTTTCTGTGCGGCTCAATACAAGATAGCCATCTCCCTTGAATCCACGGTAATCCCTTTTTACATTATCTCCGTTCACATCCACCGTCAAGCTTTTACTGCCCGGGATAACTGTCAGGGGTTCGCTTAAAAAAGAAGCCCAACCCTTCTTGTCCACCGCTCTGACCTGGTATTCCGTGAAGTGGCTCTGGTCAGGAATTTTATACTGACAATCCGCAGTTTCAGTTTTTTTAACCCCATTCACAAAGATCTCGTAAATCTCCGCACCGGGGACAGGCTCCCAGATGATGGTTTTTCTTTCATACCGGAGGAGGGGTGTTCCGGGATGGGTATGCCATGGCCGCTTGTTGACAGTTTTTTTTTCACCGCGGTTATTGGCCATGTGGATTGTTACATGGTGGAATCCTGACAGAGTGCAGGGGATACGAGGTTCGGCAAGGGGGATTCCATCCAGCGAAATGGAACGGATTTCAGTCCCGGTCCCCAGGATTTCAATATCCAGCAGAGCCTGTCGGTAAGGGAAGTGTTTAATCCGCAGTGTGTCTCCGTATCCCGGCGGAATAACCGGTTGAAAGGAGAGAGCCTTTTCATCAAAGCGGATGCCGGCCAGCACACGGAAAACCATGGCCAGATTTCCGGCTACGCTCCACAGTTGACGGTCACTGTTGATTTCGGTCCCGATAAAATCCCCGGTTTCTGCCACAAAATTCTCTTTGTTTGTCCCAAAAAGAGCCGCAGCTCTGTAAATCGATGCCATGCAGTGTTCCACGTGGGAAAGGTGTCCC
It encodes the following:
- a CDS encoding T9SS type A sorting domain-containing protein; translated protein: MKGILIRTAKIILACLLVSGVGMLRAEPGVPGIHRQQWEFYRQFEKETVCSEPEPEIYPLNKAAALSRYLKKDVFGYLPYWERTSAPQYFRYNLLSQIAVFGWTVGPAGNLTPPSGWPYDWAAMINKAHQYGVKVVMCMIEFDDDEMHTLITNQSNTRNFINNVISEMETYQLDGVNIDFEGPKNEDRGAVINTFMKQLTDSVHTRLGTEYEVSFAGPAVNWGERWNLAGLADACDYIFIMGYSFWGSWSSTAGPTAPLSGTSNNITTTVTDDYGSADPGKLILGVPYYGNRWQTADGSEGSASVDYIGSLFYRSAKDLFSRHGKIWSVTYQVPWGKYISDSQWYQFWCDDAQSLGLKYNLVDAHALRGSGMWALGYDGVNMELWNLLAERYYDFPREEILAGFDDSLGKFNTHPTYSGSTKGISSDSYAMHDSSQAFSGTGSGQWVLKDDATSSADWQVRILSDKGDRFLNRGFSSNGVVTVWLKTSAPAGKSLALIVDDMAGGTEISDPQMIIGDGGWHAYRFDLFGEEWASFSGGNGIPEGPILTLDAIMLYSPDQPEDWVLNMDEIRYDTHETQLVSTLPEFFELRQNYPNPFNGETVIPYVIHEAGRVTMALYDIRGRFVRQLVDGYHAPGMYSVRFSAENLSNGTYIYRLTGREASRSSKMILLK